From a single Lates calcarifer isolate ASB-BC8 linkage group LG12, TLL_Latcal_v3, whole genome shotgun sequence genomic region:
- the mrto4 gene encoding mRNA turnover protein 4 homolog: MPKSKRDKKISLTKTAKKGLELKQKLIEELRKCVDTYRNLFIFSVENMRNNKLKDIRTAWKHSRFFFGKNKVMMVALGKGETDEYKDNLHKVCKYLRGEVGVLFTNKTKDEVQEYFSHFKEMDFARAGNQAQMDITLDEGPLEQFPHSMEPQLRQLGLPTALKKGVVTLLKDHEVCKEGDVLTPEQARILKLFGIEMAEFKVQIKCMWNSETGEFQNFAGEEESMQENEDEEEDDDDDAE, translated from the exons ATGCCGAAGTCaaagagagacaagaaaa TCTCATTAACGAAGACAGCCAAGAAAGGACTGGagttaaaacagaaattaattGAGGAG ttaCGGAAATGTGTGGACACCTACAGAAACCTGTTCATATTCTCTGTGGAAAATATGAGGAATAACAAGCTGAAAGACATCAGGACAGCATGGAAACACAGCAG ATTCTTCTTTGGCAAAAATAAAGTCATGATGGTCGCCTTaggaaaaggagagacagacgAATACAAAGACAATTTGCACAAG GTCTGCAAGTATCTACGAGGAGAAGTGGGCGTACtattcacaaataaaacaaaggatGAGGTACAAGA GTATTTCAGTCACTTCAAAGAGATGGATTTTGCGCGGGCAGGGAACCAGGCACAGATGGATATAACTCTGGATGAGGGACCCCTGGAGCAGTTTCCTCACTCTATGGAGCCCCAGTTGAGGCAGTTAGGACTCCCCACTGCTCTCAAGAAAg GAGTGGTAACACTGCTGAAGGACCATGAAGTTTGTAAGGAGGGAGATGTGCTAACTCCTGAGCAGGCTCGTATTCTG AAACTCTTTGGTATCGAGATGGCAGAATTTAAGGTGCAGATCAAATGTATGTGGAACTCAGAAACAGGCGAGTTTCAGAACTTTGCTGGTGAGGAAGAGTCAATGCAGGAGAAtgaagacgaagaagaagatgatgatgatgatgcagaaTAA